From one uncultured Methanoregula sp. genomic stretch:
- a CDS encoding thymidylate synthase, translating into MRIIRAPSIGRAHELVVKMILEKGWLLQTEDAEATVEFEEITLQVDTPLAEPMTSPSSRFQQRFVEQYAKDLLMGSHASFEYDYHGRLFDWGERLVVEGQPVHVDQISYIVEKLRSSPVTRRAIAITWNPVIDEKLDDCPCLQLVQCVIREGRLDMRVIFRSNDMLTAAGANMYALVQLQKSIADQLGIPCGTYTHVSLVPHIYYIRDVHDIEPFCGKGTLIQPVREVCLACKRCHRAGTV; encoded by the coding sequence ATGAGAATCATCCGGGCACCCAGCATCGGACGGGCACATGAGCTGGTCGTCAAAATGATCCTTGAGAAAGGCTGGCTCCTCCAGACCGAAGATGCCGAAGCTACCGTAGAATTTGAAGAGATCACCCTGCAGGTCGATACCCCCCTTGCAGAACCGATGACAAGCCCGAGCTCCCGGTTCCAGCAGAGATTCGTTGAACAGTATGCAAAGGACCTGCTGATGGGATCGCATGCTTCCTTTGAATACGATTATCATGGCAGACTCTTTGACTGGGGCGAGCGACTGGTTGTAGAGGGCCAGCCGGTACACGTAGACCAGATCTCCTATATTGTCGAAAAACTCAGGTCATCCCCGGTGACCCGGAGGGCTATCGCCATTACATGGAACCCGGTTATTGACGAAAAACTCGACGACTGCCCCTGCCTTCAGCTGGTCCAGTGCGTTATCCGCGAGGGCAGGCTGGATATGCGGGTGATCTTCCGGTCAAATGACATGCTCACCGCAGCAGGAGCCAATATGTATGCCCTTGTGCAGCTCCAGAAATCCATCGCTGACCAGCTCGGGATTCCCTGCGGCACCTATACCCACGTCTCCCTTGTCCCGCATATCTACTATATCCGTGATGTTCATGACATCGAACCGTTCTGCGGCAAAGGCACCCTGATCCAGCCGGTCAGGGAAGTCTGCCTTGCCTGCAAACGCTGTCACCGGGCCGGAACCGTCTGA
- a CDS encoding DUF1614 domain-containing protein: MSDGVRVYSGAGALSVFAIILLVILVILLIPLLLLGIIGTAFTRLGFSWIAAIAVILLMLFGSFINIPIYRVKRDMIRVPDENPSGFDIPTPFMSSQVWETLISVNFGGAIIPVCIAFYLLYRASLITGSSLLLPTAVCLVIVAGVSFVATRMISGYGIKVSLIIPALTALLIGIIVSGGTGLAAAVPACAGGILGTLIGGNIAHLFRIKDIEIPQVSIGGSGTFGAVFLCCVLPALIA; the protein is encoded by the coding sequence ATGAGTGACGGGGTCAGGGTTTATTCGGGAGCCGGGGCGCTATCGGTGTTTGCTATTATCCTTCTTGTAATCCTTGTAATTCTCCTGATCCCGCTTCTTCTCCTTGGGATCATCGGTACGGCTTTCACCCGGCTCGGTTTCTCATGGATAGCAGCAATAGCCGTTATCCTCCTGATGCTGTTTGGGAGTTTCATCAACATCCCGATATACCGGGTAAAGCGCGATATGATTCGTGTCCCTGATGAAAACCCCTCCGGGTTTGATATTCCCACACCCTTCATGTCGTCGCAAGTCTGGGAAACCTTAATCTCGGTCAACTTCGGGGGAGCAATCATTCCCGTATGCATTGCGTTTTATCTGCTGTACCGGGCGAGCCTGATCACAGGCTCTTCCCTCCTGCTGCCCACGGCAGTCTGTCTTGTGATTGTTGCAGGGGTATCCTTTGTCGCAACCCGGATGATAAGCGGGTATGGCATCAAGGTCTCCCTGATTATCCCGGCGCTGACTGCACTTCTTATCGGAATTATTGTTTCGGGTGGAACAGGCCTTGCTGCCGCAGTGCCGGCCTGCGCAGGGGGTATACTTGGTACCCTGATCGGCGGGAACATTGCCCACCTGTTCAGGATAAAAGATATCGAAATACCCCAGGTTAGCATCGGGGGTTCAGGAACCTTTGGTGCAGTATTTCTCTGCTGTGTTCTGCCGGCGCTGATTGCATAA
- a CDS encoding fibrillarin-like rRNA/tRNA 2'-O-methyltransferase, whose amino-acid sequence MIRIGDVLVSRGEGGVYGERMLAGARVWDPYRSKLAALYYVGTGVELLPGMRVLYLGAANGTTVSHVADYTEVVYSVEFAPHPMQDLLEVARRRRNIVPIMADACRPELYAPLVEAVDLLYQDVAQPDQADIAIRNCAFLKEGGTLILMLKTRSVDVRKAPGLVFQDTIASLETAGFVITEQVWLVPYHQDHAAIICTKPGAGHNAGRGRDE is encoded by the coding sequence ATGATCCGGATCGGCGATGTACTGGTTTCCCGCGGGGAAGGGGGTGTTTATGGCGAGCGTATGCTTGCCGGCGCCCGGGTCTGGGATCCGTACCGGAGCAAGCTTGCGGCATTATATTACGTAGGGACCGGCGTGGAATTGCTGCCCGGAATGCGGGTACTCTACCTCGGGGCGGCAAACGGCACGACGGTCTCCCATGTTGCGGATTATACAGAAGTGGTCTATTCAGTAGAATTTGCACCTCATCCCATGCAGGATCTTCTGGAAGTGGCACGGCGGCGCAGGAATATCGTGCCAATCATGGCCGATGCGTGCCGCCCGGAACTGTATGCACCTCTCGTGGAAGCCGTTGATCTGCTCTACCAGGATGTTGCCCAGCCGGACCAGGCCGATATCGCGATCAGGAACTGTGCGTTCCTGAAAGAAGGAGGAACCCTGATACTTATGCTCAAGACACGGAGTGTTGATGTGAGAAAAGCACCCGGTTTGGTATTCCAGGATACCATTGCGTCTCTTGAAACTGCCGGGTTTGTGATAACCGAGCAGGTCTGGCTTGTCCCGTACCACCAGGATCATGCAGCCATTATCTGTACGAAACCCGGTGCGGGGCACAATGCAGGGAGGGGCCGCGATGAGTGA
- a CDS encoding RNA-processing protein, with product MRSYWFGDLDNGICTPYLGDGPSRAGRVATLRTSLDDFIPLSWEDAVSCGVCSSRTEYIAALREVCFYAAEQEIRERYAGKDAELLQMVRTLDEMDNVINLLSERVAEWHQVRHPTFSRKYRKTPAHVLIKTIATKGRGALGRTASQIEQLAAARTDLAREVSDRANRVMPNTSALIGGLVAARLMAAAGGLLPLSRLPASVIQVLGARTALFAHLRTQSPSPKHGIIFQHRRVHNAPREVRGKVARVLAGKLAIAAKLDYFRGVAVPEFLEAAQARIDATGACTGRTEEP from the coding sequence ATGCGGTCCTACTGGTTCGGCGATCTGGACAACGGGATATGTACTCCCTATCTGGGGGATGGCCCTTCACGGGCAGGCAGGGTTGCCACGCTCCGTACCAGTCTTGATGATTTCATTCCCCTATCCTGGGAGGATGCGGTCTCATGCGGAGTCTGCAGCAGCAGGACGGAATATATCGCGGCCCTCCGGGAAGTCTGTTTTTATGCTGCAGAACAGGAAATACGGGAGCGGTATGCCGGCAAGGATGCAGAACTGCTCCAGATGGTCCGGACTCTTGACGAAATGGATAATGTTATCAACCTGCTCTCGGAGCGGGTGGCAGAATGGCACCAGGTGCGGCATCCCACATTCTCCCGCAAATACCGCAAAACCCCGGCACATGTTCTGATTAAAACCATCGCAACAAAAGGCCGTGGAGCTCTTGGCAGGACTGCCAGTCAGATCGAACAACTGGCGGCAGCGAGAACCGATCTCGCACGGGAGGTTTCGGACAGGGCGAACCGGGTGATGCCCAACACCAGTGCACTGATTGGCGGGCTGGTTGCGGCCCGGCTCATGGCAGCTGCAGGGGGGCTCCTTCCACTCTCCAGGCTTCCGGCGAGCGTTATCCAGGTACTGGGCGCCCGCACAGCCCTGTTTGCCCACCTGAGGACCCAGTCACCGTCTCCGAAGCATGGGATTATCTTCCAGCACCGGAGAGTTCACAATGCACCCCGGGAGGTCCGCGGAAAAGTTGCACGGGTCCTGGCAGGGAAACTTGCTATTGCGGCAAAGCTTGATTATTTCCGCGGCGTGGCGGTACCGGAATTCCTTGAGGCCGCCCAGGCACGTATCGATGCCACCGGTGCATGTACCGGGAGAACGGAGGAACCATGA
- a CDS encoding tripartite tricarboxylate transporter permease, protein MIEILLGVLVGVALGTVSGIIPGVHANTLAAVLLSFQLALLSLLGPVALAGAMFAALITHTFVDAIPSTFLGIPDTDTSLAVLPAHALCMEGNGEEAVRIAALGSACAMVIAVPLSVLCFFALPALQPYFDWWIGILLVASVGYMIVTSEAPGWALAIFLVSGMLGAFALHYAFLGWHTLAGGSAILMPLLTGLFGISVLLTASRGILPEQRFQGLRVGDRMIMKCSAIGTLAGVAVGWLPGLSTASANGVLASFVGYEKDRRAYILATSAANTANAFIGLAALFALSRMRNGVMVALSELPLPTINELMVVGVLAACAAYLITIGLSRFAYRLHGIDSQLLNRVVIAFVVCLSFLLTGPFGMVILILAIVVGLVPHIVNVPRMYCMGAIMIPVMFWSFGLAWI, encoded by the coding sequence ATGATAGAGATCCTGCTGGGGGTGCTCGTCGGTGTTGCTCTTGGCACCGTCAGCGGAATCATCCCCGGGGTCCATGCCAACACCCTTGCCGCTGTTCTTTTAAGTTTCCAGCTTGCACTCCTGTCGCTCCTTGGTCCAGTTGCCCTTGCCGGGGCAATGTTTGCAGCCCTGATCACCCATACATTCGTGGATGCCATCCCGAGTACGTTCCTGGGGATCCCGGACACCGACACCTCCCTTGCCGTCCTGCCCGCTCACGCACTCTGCATGGAGGGTAATGGCGAGGAAGCGGTCCGGATAGCTGCCCTCGGGAGTGCCTGTGCCATGGTGATAGCAGTCCCTCTTTCGGTCCTCTGTTTTTTTGCCCTTCCGGCGCTCCAGCCTTATTTCGACTGGTGGATCGGTATTCTCCTGGTTGCCTCGGTAGGGTACATGATTGTCACCAGTGAAGCTCCCGGATGGGCGCTGGCGATCTTTCTTGTCTCCGGCATGCTGGGTGCCTTTGCACTCCACTATGCGTTTCTCGGCTGGCATACTCTTGCCGGGGGAAGCGCCATCCTCATGCCGCTCCTCACCGGGTTGTTTGGGATCTCCGTCCTCCTGACGGCCTCCCGTGGGATCCTGCCGGAACAGCGCTTCCAGGGATTGCGGGTAGGTGACAGGATGATAATGAAGTGCTCGGCAATAGGGACACTTGCCGGTGTTGCCGTGGGATGGCTTCCTGGGCTTTCAACCGCCTCAGCAAATGGCGTACTGGCCTCGTTTGTCGGTTACGAGAAAGATCGCCGTGCTTATATCCTCGCAACCAGCGCAGCAAATACTGCCAACGCGTTCATCGGCCTTGCCGCACTCTTCGCGCTCTCGCGGATGCGCAACGGGGTCATGGTCGCCCTGTCGGAGCTTCCCCTGCCAACGATTAACGAGCTTATGGTCGTGGGGGTTCTGGCGGCCTGTGCAGCCTACCTGATCACCATCGGGCTCTCCCGCTTCGCGTATCGCCTTCACGGTATTGACAGCCAGCTACTGAACCGGGTTGTAATCGCATTTGTTGTGTGTCTCAGTTTTCTCCTCACCGGCCCGTTCGGTATGGTGATTCTGATTCTTGCGATTGTTGTCGGTCTCGTTCCCCATATAGTGAATGTCCCGCGGATGTACTGCATGGGAGCAATCATGATTCCCGTCATGTTCTGGTCTTTTGGTCTGGCGTGGATCTGA
- a CDS encoding uroporphyrinogen-III synthase: MKIAITRLSGKEMSDAARCADFGHTCYSVHPLRSEVRPDVIEEFVTMAVRGEFDAVFFTSALPAKLIAPGIARVKGARIIAIGPQTAKELSLHGIESETLPGFYSRDFVPYLGDWIAGKRIGIPRAAVPNPALIDAITDAGGIVREFRCYGLEPTGDALDLIAADAILFTSAMSFTKAVWTPRPNLLVMAIGEMTDAVMQNAGVKPAVVGDGSLEGTLGALNAYLTG; this comes from the coding sequence ATGAAGATCGCAATCACCCGGCTTTCCGGAAAGGAGATGAGCGATGCTGCGCGATGTGCAGATTTCGGGCATACATGCTACAGTGTGCACCCCCTCCGGTCAGAAGTTCGTCCTGATGTGATTGAGGAATTTGTGACTATGGCAGTACGCGGTGAGTTCGATGCTGTTTTTTTCACCAGTGCGCTCCCGGCAAAACTGATCGCCCCCGGGATAGCCCGTGTGAAGGGAGCCCGCATTATCGCGATCGGGCCCCAGACCGCTAAGGAACTAAGTCTGCATGGAATCGAGAGCGAGACTCTCCCGGGTTTCTATTCAAGGGACTTCGTACCCTATCTCGGTGACTGGATTGCCGGAAAACGTATCGGCATCCCCCGGGCAGCAGTCCCGAACCCTGCCCTCATCGATGCCATAACGGATGCCGGCGGCATTGTCCGCGAGTTCCGGTGCTATGGTCTTGAGCCCACGGGAGATGCATTGGATCTCATAGCTGCCGATGCAATCCTCTTCACGAGTGCCATGTCGTTCACGAAAGCGGTCTGGACTCCACGCCCAAACCTCCTGGTGATGGCAATCGGGGAGATGACAGACGCAGTGATGCAGAATGCTGGCGTTAAACCGGCTGTCGTGGGCGATGGTTCGCTGGAAGGAACGCTGGGGGCACTCAATGCCTATCTTACCGGATGA
- a CDS encoding RNA-guided pseudouridylation complex pseudouridine synthase subunit Cbf5 has translation MTDAVDTAGPEKVHLWCGSGIIVLDKPRGPSSHEVAAWVGKMLGCTVGHSGTLDPQVSGLLLIMLGNAVRLAPLLLQHDKEYICLMRLHGDAAPERIHEMATEFTGRLYQRPPRKSAVKRSLRIRTIREMEILGIEERLVLFRARCDAGTYIRSLCHHMGLALGVGAHMQELRRTRSGTFAEGDMHTLHEVQDAAVAARSGDRSALVSMILPVDRAVPDIPSVIVRDTAIDAVCHGAVLAGIGVISCAQFERGQTVVLLSQKNEFIGLGRALVPSSGILPGQTGLVIAPTTVFMAPGTYARGWTKSEKTIIPRDKKTDTPQVPGQGKATDKKQTPFQKRKPEGKQGNRFWRKR, from the coding sequence ATGACAGACGCTGTTGATACGGCAGGGCCGGAAAAAGTTCACCTGTGGTGCGGGTCCGGGATCATCGTGCTCGATAAACCCCGGGGGCCATCAAGCCACGAGGTAGCGGCATGGGTGGGAAAGATGCTGGGTTGCACGGTGGGGCACTCAGGCACACTCGATCCGCAGGTTTCCGGCCTGCTCCTGATCATGCTCGGGAACGCGGTGCGCCTCGCCCCGCTCCTGCTCCAGCACGACAAGGAATACATCTGCCTGATGCGCCTGCACGGGGACGCTGCCCCGGAACGCATCCATGAAATGGCTACGGAGTTCACGGGCCGCCTCTACCAGCGCCCGCCCCGCAAGAGTGCCGTGAAACGCAGCCTCCGCATCAGGACCATCCGGGAGATGGAGATCCTCGGGATCGAGGAGCGGCTCGTCCTCTTCCGGGCCCGGTGCGATGCCGGCACATATATCAGGTCTCTCTGCCACCACATGGGGCTCGCCCTTGGTGTCGGGGCGCATATGCAGGAACTGCGCCGCACCCGTTCCGGGACATTCGCTGAAGGGGATATGCACACCCTTCACGAAGTCCAGGACGCGGCTGTTGCCGCGCGGTCGGGTGATCGCAGCGCACTCGTTTCCATGATCCTCCCGGTAGACCGGGCAGTTCCCGACATCCCGTCCGTTATTGTCCGCGACACGGCAATTGATGCCGTCTGTCACGGAGCCGTATTGGCGGGTATTGGCGTCATCTCCTGCGCACAGTTTGAACGCGGCCAGACCGTTGTACTCCTCTCGCAGAAGAACGAGTTCATCGGTCTTGGCCGGGCACTGGTACCATCGTCAGGGATTCTACCGGGCCAGACCGGACTTGTTATTGCACCCACGACCGTCTTCATGGCCCCGGGCACATATGCCCGTGGATGGACAAAATCGGAAAAAACCATCATCCCCCGCGATAAAAAAACCGATACGCCGCAGGTTCCGGGTCAAGGAAAGGCCACGGACAAAAAACAGACCCCGTTCCAGAAGAGAAAACCGGAGGGTAAACAGGGCAACAGGTTCTGGAGAAAGAGATAG
- a CDS encoding site-specific DNA-methyltransferase, with translation MRRRTGAPELDRIYEGDALELLPKVPTGTVDLIITDPPFAIDFKAQRLNYNRKGYNVIEGYQEIAGEDYGAFTHRWMAEAARVLASSGSMYVFSGWNRLRDILEGLDAAGLTTINHLIWKYQFGVFTKKKYVTSHYHILFVVKDPKHYTFNKIDHYPEDVWVIQREYWKGKKKTPTKLPSELVKKILLYSSNPGDLVLDPFLGSGTVAVVARNEGRHFLGFEVVPEYCVFARTALDNTNSRY, from the coding sequence ATGAGGCGGAGGACGGGCGCCCCTGAACTGGACAGGATCTATGAAGGGGACGCGCTCGAACTCCTGCCAAAAGTTCCCACCGGCACCGTTGATCTGATCATCACCGACCCCCCGTTTGCCATCGACTTCAAAGCGCAGCGACTCAACTACAACCGGAAAGGGTACAATGTTATCGAGGGCTATCAGGAAATCGCCGGAGAAGACTACGGGGCTTTCACTCACCGGTGGATGGCAGAAGCAGCCCGCGTGCTTGCGTCCTCAGGGAGCATGTATGTTTTTTCCGGATGGAACCGGCTCCGGGATATTCTGGAAGGGCTGGATGCAGCCGGGCTGACAACGATCAACCACCTTATCTGGAAATACCAGTTCGGGGTATTTACGAAGAAGAAGTACGTGACCAGCCACTACCACATCCTGTTTGTGGTAAAAGACCCGAAACACTACACTTTCAACAAGATCGATCATTATCCTGAAGATGTCTGGGTGATCCAGCGGGAGTACTGGAAAGGGAAGAAAAAGACGCCGACCAAGCTCCCCTCGGAACTGGTAAAAAAGATCCTTCTGTATTCCAGTAACCCCGGTGACCTTGTTCTTGATCCGTTCCTCGGCTCCGGGACCGTTGCAGTTGTTGCACGGAATGAGGGGCGGCATTTCCTCGGTTTTGAGGTTGTGCCTGAATATTGTGTCTTTGCCCGGACCGCTCTGGACAATACGAATAGCAGATACTGA
- a CDS encoding indolepyruvate oxidoreductase subunit beta has protein sequence MSASFDILIVGIGGQGTILASNVLGEACLIEGRHVKGAETHGMAQRGGSVESHIRIDGEFGPLIAPGQADLLISFDLLEALRYSHYLKKEGKIVVNRRMVLPTSVYTQKLVAPSEDEIIAALKKFDLCLLDADRIATEAGSPLSQNVVMLGAAARWIPLKSATLLESVRKLVPKKTIEINTKAFEMGRDAGGKN, from the coding sequence ATGAGTGCCAGTTTCGATATCCTGATCGTCGGGATCGGTGGTCAGGGAACTATTCTCGCATCCAATGTCCTGGGTGAGGCCTGCCTGATTGAAGGCCGGCATGTTAAAGGTGCCGAGACTCATGGGATGGCACAGCGCGGGGGTTCTGTCGAGAGCCACATCCGTATTGACGGGGAGTTCGGCCCCCTGATTGCGCCGGGGCAGGCAGATCTCCTGATATCGTTCGATCTTCTCGAAGCACTCCGGTACTCGCATTACCTGAAAAAAGAGGGGAAAATTGTTGTCAATCGCCGCATGGTCCTTCCGACTTCTGTATATACCCAGAAGCTTGTGGCCCCGTCCGAGGATGAGATCATTGCCGCACTCAAAAAGTTCGATCTCTGTCTCCTCGATGCGGATCGGATTGCAACGGAGGCGGGAAGCCCGTTGTCCCAGAACGTGGTGATGCTGGGTGCGGCGGCGCGGTGGATACCGCTTAAGTCGGCTACACTTCTCGAATCCGTCCGGAAGCTTGTGCCCAAGAAGACGATCGAGATCAATACCAAAGCGTTTGAGATGGGCAGGGATGCCGGCGGGAAGAACTGA